A region of Actinobacillus porcitonsillarum DNA encodes the following proteins:
- a CDS encoding zf-HC2 domain-containing protein produces MRCRQATRIISDSHERPLTSQEKFSLRIHLMTCSHCRDFRQNCIKLRYLMKEFAKNAKK; encoded by the coding sequence ATGCGCTGTCGTCAAGCAACAAGAATTATTTCAGATTCTCATGAGCGACCACTAACATCACAAGAAAAATTTAGTTTACGTATTCATTTAATGACTTGTTCCCACTGCCGTGATTTTAGGCAAAATTGTATCAAACTAAGATACTTAATGAAGGAATTTGCAAAAAATGCAAAAAAATAA
- a CDS encoding helix-turn-helix transcriptional regulator, whose protein sequence is MTMRILRPKEVISKLGISKSTFYDWQNEKSKNRYKPDFPKPINLGVNSVGYLESEIDEFITKMLEQRNI, encoded by the coding sequence ATGACTATGAGAATATTAAGACCTAAAGAAGTTATTAGTAAATTAGGAATATCAAAAAGTACTTTTTATGACTGGCAAAATGAAAAGTCAAAAAATAGATATAAACCCGACTTTCCAAAACCAATAAATCTAGGTGTTAACTCTGTGGGCTATTTAGAAAGCGAAATAGATGAGTTTATAACTAAAATGCTAGAGCAACGTAATATTTAA
- a CDS encoding sigma-70 family RNA polymerase sigma factor, producing MPNQISEKELNAIRQQMLKFAKLQLSNHELAEDLVQESFLSAFKNINHFKREAAFKTWVFAILKNKIIDYLRQKGRVVLESEIEDEDSPNMFFDESGHWNLACTPSRLKDHEENIYTKEFWLIFEACLTHLPAQQARVFMMREFLELSSDEICQKMQLSTSNLHTTLYRARLQLQYCLSRKL from the coding sequence ATGCCTAATCAAATTTCTGAAAAGGAATTAAATGCAATTCGCCAACAGATGTTGAAATTTGCTAAATTACAATTGAGCAACCACGAGCTCGCTGAAGATCTTGTTCAAGAATCCTTCTTAAGTGCGTTTAAAAATATCAATCATTTTAAACGCGAGGCCGCATTTAAAACATGGGTGTTTGCTATTTTAAAAAACAAAATTATTGATTATCTGCGCCAGAAAGGACGAGTTGTTTTAGAAAGTGAAATAGAAGACGAAGACTCGCCAAATATGTTTTTTGATGAATCCGGGCATTGGAATTTAGCTTGTACACCTAGTAGGTTAAAAGACCATGAAGAAAACATTTACACTAAAGAATTTTGGCTAATTTTTGAAGCATGTCTAACTCATCTACCCGCTCAACAAGCTCGTGTTTTTATGATGCGTGAATTTTTAGAATTATCGTCAGATGAAATTTGCCAGAAAATGCAGTTAAGCACATCTAATTTACATACAACTCTTTATCGTGCTCGCTTACAGCTGCAATATTGTCTTTCCAGAAAATTATAA
- a CDS encoding IS30-like element ISApl1 family transposase, translating to MMSTSYRHLTINEREKIMILLAQGKKQAEIAKALGRSSSTISRELKRHALESYSATNAQNSYLKHRQNSKAQRKLEQPEYFNLVQEKFLTENWSPEQISARLKLEKSELSISYSTIYRGIYSGLFDIGERKASRKLRHKGKTRHTKNHHEKRGKIQISNHLNDRPISAQNRSRFGHWEADTVLGKAGGACLLTLTERKSRFELVKKIPAKKAEAVQKAMIELLDSHILRSITPDRGKEFAQHRLVTEALGVEFYFPEPHQPWTRGTNENTNGLLREYFPKHQDINQWSEVDIQQVINKLNLRPRKCLGWKTPYEVYFKKSLHLV from the coding sequence ATGATGAGTACTTCCTACCGACATCTTACAATAAACGAGCGAGAAAAGATAATGATTTTACTCGCACAGGGCAAAAAACAAGCAGAAATTGCCAAAGCACTGGGACGTAGCTCCAGCACCATTTCTCGCGAGCTGAAACGACACGCTCTAGAAAGCTACAGTGCAACGAACGCACAAAACAGCTATTTGAAGCATCGTCAAAATAGCAAAGCACAGCGCAAATTAGAGCAGCCTGAATATTTCAATTTGGTGCAAGAAAAGTTTCTGACAGAAAACTGGTCGCCCGAACAAATCAGCGCACGATTAAAATTGGAAAAATCTGAATTATCCATTAGTTATTCAACCATTTATCGTGGTATTTATTCAGGGTTGTTTGATATAGGCGAACGCAAAGCCAGTCGCAAACTGCGCCACAAAGGCAAAACACGGCATACAAAAAATCATCATGAAAAACGTGGCAAAATTCAGATATCCAACCATTTGAACGACCGTCCCATTTCGGCGCAAAATCGCAGTCGCTTTGGACATTGGGAAGCCGATACCGTACTGGGTAAAGCGGGTGGAGCTTGTTTGCTGACGCTGACGGAACGCAAAAGTCGTTTTGAGTTGGTGAAGAAAATTCCTGCCAAAAAAGCCGAAGCAGTCCAAAAAGCCATGATTGAATTGCTGGATTCACATATATTGCGGTCAATTACGCCAGACCGTGGTAAAGAATTTGCCCAACATCGTTTGGTAACAGAAGCACTGGGTGTAGAATTTTACTTCCCCGAGCCGCATCAACCGTGGACACGGGGAACGAATGAAAATACAAATGGGTTACTTCGTGAATACTTTCCGAAGCACCAAGACATCAATCAGTGGAGCGAAGTTGATATTCAACAGGTGATCAATAAACTGAATTTACGACCACGTAAATGTTTAGGTTGGAAAACACCTTATGAAGTTTACTTCAAAAAATCGTTGCACTTGGTTTGA
- a CDS encoding SMI1/KNR4 family protein: MKFRNLEITYDNGTVDISIIKDVENIFNIKFPKLYVELISKHNNLSVEPSYITYYDSYNKEDGMAAIGFDSFETEQNPDPQNICRQYIYDDPTYGYEAVYSFARTGNGDFICFDYREDPNGDEPKICIVIHDEYDEKTGKMLLFPVANNFEEFLDSLKSFDEIMAKYST; the protein is encoded by the coding sequence ATGAAATTTAGAAATTTAGAAATTACATATGATAATGGCACAGTTGATATTTCAATCATTAAAGACGTTGAAAATATTTTTAATATCAAGTTTCCTAAGTTATATGTTGAATTGATATCGAAACATAATAATCTTTCGGTAGAACCTAGTTATATTACTTATTATGATAGCTATAATAAAGAAGATGGTATGGCTGCTATTGGTTTTGATAGCTTTGAAACTGAACAGAACCCAGATCCTCAAAATATCTGTAGACAATATATTTATGATGATCCAACTTATGGTTATGAAGCTGTGTATTCATTTGCTCGTACAGGAAATGGGGACTTTATCTGTTTTGATTATCGAGAGGATCCAAACGGAGATGAACCAAAGATTTGTATTGTAATTCATGATGAGTATGATGAAAAAACAGGGAAGATGCTGCTTTTCCCTGTGGCAAATAATTTTGAGGAGTTTTTGGATAGCCTAAAATCTTTTGATGAAATTATGGCTAAATATTCCACATAG